The Pelodiscus sinensis isolate JC-2024 chromosome 30, ASM4963464v1, whole genome shotgun sequence genome has a window encoding:
- the LOC142821083 gene encoding immunoglobulin superfamily member 1-like: MCPCCIHLSIWESQAGKNQPGSLSLGQAALGRETGEVCVRESGTWLIYLPSPLLSLPERPPRPSLSLDPPHPIYIRGERVTLRCSGQLNEKAAGYRFFNQSGEKISSRDSSQGTWQISTSDAAASQAYTCLYWRVERGREIPSEKSTPVSVSVTERPPPPSLSLDPPQPIYIRGEQVTLRCSGQLNEKAAGYRFFKQSGEQISSGVSSQVTWQISTSDAAASQGYTCLYWRVESGREIPSEKSPPVLVSVTDPPPQPELSVDPLSRVVSEGFSLNITCTAPGETHERRFHFYKDGVELIAGEPGTSSVNVSVLSIPRASPNITGDFTCGYEKNVSGRWIPSPRSRAENVTVNVTMPALQRVHYILLGTGGILLLIAALTALLCYCRRKKRGYVPTSAPFFHGSALVPKTPKRTEGVELGEHARNLDPGHDSKGSKATGAGADHTEQDSEVTYALLDIQALETHSIRSKNKAKPAEDEQVLYSNVVTTFPQKAAK, translated from the exons ATGTGTCCCTGCTGTATTCACCTGTCCATCTGGGAGAGCCAAGCAGGGAAGAACCAGCCTGGGTCTctcagcctggggcaggcagctctgggcagggagactggAGAAGTTTGTGTGAGGGAGTCAGGGACTTGGCTCAtctatctcccctccccacttctctccctcccagaacGTCCACCTCGCCCCAGCCTGTCTCTGGACCCTCCTCATCCCATCTACATCCGAGGGGAGCGGGTCACCCTCAGGTGCTCTGGTCAACTGAATGAGAAAGCAGCAGGATACAGGTTCTTCAACCAGAGCGGGGAGAAGATCTCTAGCAGGGACTCCAGCCAGGGCACCTGGCAGATCAGCACGAGTGATGCAGCCGCCAGCCAAGCCTACACCTGCCTGTACTGGAGAGTGGAGCGTGGGCGAGAGATCCCGTCAGAAAAGAGCACCCCTGTCTCGGTGTCAGTGACGG aacgtccacctccccccagcctgtctCTGGACCCTCCTCAGCCCATCTACATCCGAGGGGAGCAGGTCACCCTCAGGTGCTCCGGTCAACTGAATGAGAAAGCAGCAGGATACAGGTTCTTCAAACAGAGCGGGGAGCAGATCTCCAGCGGGGTCTCCAGCCAGGTCACCTGGCAGATCAGCACGAGTGACGCAGCCGCCAGCCAAGGCTACACCTGCCTGTACTGGAGAGTGGAGAGCGGACGAGAGATCCCGTCGGAAAAGAGCCCCCCTGTCCTGGTGTCAGTGACGG atccccctccccagccagagctgaGTGTGGATCCCCTGTCTCGAGTGGTGAGTGAAGGGTTTTCCCTGAACATCACCTGCACGGCCCCTGGGGAGACCCATGAGCGGAGGTTTCACTTCTACAAGGATGGAGTCGAGCTCATTGCTGGGGAGCCCGGCACCAGCTCTGTGAATGTCTCTGTGCTCAGCATCCCACGGGCCAGTCCCAACATTACTGGGGATTTCACCTGTGGGTACGAGAAGAATGTGTCTGGGAGGTGGATCCCGTCCCCAAGGAGCCGGGCTGAGAACGTGACTGTGAATGTCACAATGCCAG CCTTGCAAAGGGTCCATTATATTCTGCTGGGAACTGGTGGCATCTTGCTTCTGATCGCAGCCCTGACTGCTCTGCTCTGCTACTGCCGCAGGAAGAAAAGAG GGTATGTCCCCACCTCAGCTCCCTTCTTCCACGGTTCTGCACTAGTTCCAAAGACTCCAAAACGCACGGAAGGTGTTGAGCTTGGAGAACATGCCAGGAACCTGGATCCAGGCCATGACAGCAAGGGATCAAAAGCCACGGGCGCTGGAGCGGATCATACAGAGCAG gaCTCAGAAGTCACCTACGCACTCTTAGATATCCAGGCATTAGAGACCCACTCGATCCGGTCgaaaaacaaagcaaagcctGCTGAAGATGAACAAGTGTTGTACAGCAACGTGGTGACAACCTTCCCCCAGAAAGCAGCTAAATAA